Part of the Paroedura picta isolate Pp20150507F chromosome 3, Ppicta_v3.0, whole genome shotgun sequence genome is shown below.
tgggtagacaaaagcagcatataagaaccaactcttcttcctcttcagtaatatcagggctctctcaacctcactgacctcacagggtgtctgttgtggggagaggaaagggaaggagactggaagccactttgagactccttcgggtagacaaaagcagcatataagaaccaactcttctgctctgactgagcaggaatatcagggctctctcaacctcactgacctcacagggtttctgttgtggggagaggaaagggaaggcgaatgtaagccgctttgagactccttcgggcagtgaaaagtgaggtatcaaaaccgactcttcttcagtCTAGTAGATACCTTAATAAAAGGCCAGATGGGTTCCACCCCTATAACCTCACAAGCTAGCGATCATGCCACTTTCTTTTGCATGGAGCTCCAAGGTCGACGTCCCCGGCCACTGGcatagggggtagggttgccagctccaggttgagaaactcctggagatttggggatgggacctcGGTAGGGCTCAGTGCCGTAGAGTCAACCTTCTAAAAGATTTACTTTCTCCTGAAACTGATCACTGTgctcaggagatgagctgtaattccaggggatccctagcccccctttcctcccccccccctccccgaggctgACCTCCCTGATTTTGCTCAAGACGAAGCAGCTTGTCTCCAGGAGCCGTCCCTCAAAGTCCGGGCAGGAGGTCCTTGCGAGTCTCCCAGAGACCCCTGAGAGGCCATTGTGGTCCTTGTAAACAAGAGTTTATTGACAAGATCATGGTTATCGGGATGCTGCTGGGCTCAAAGCTAGGGTGGGGATGGGCCCTGAGATCCCGTCAACCCCAAACATACAACTCCGCTTTCCTAATCTGCCTTTCTGGCAGAGATTCAAGGCTGGGGTCCCTCAATCCTGCCCTTTCTTAAAGAGACAGAACCAAACTCACATTGCCACACTCACTTTTCTCCCCGTGCCATCCAATATGTACAGTGACAGAAGGGTTAATAGAACAGTggcctctttaagaccaacaaagttttattcaaggtgtgagttttctgTGCAACACACTTCAgactacctatctatctatctatctatctatctatctatctatctatctatctatctatctatctatctatctatctatctatctatagacagggggggaaatttcacagtcagagtagttcagcagtggaataggctgcctaaggaggtggtgagccccccctcactggcagtcttcaagcaaaggctggatacacacttttcttggatgctttaggatgcttagggctgatcctgcgttgagcagggggttggactagatggccccttccaactctatgattctatgattctatgattctatgatctatctatctatctatctatctatctatctatctatctatctatctatctatctatctatctatctatctatctatctatctatctatctatctatctatctatctatcttatatctatatctatatctatatctatatctatatatagatatagatatagatatagatatagatatagatatagatatagatatagatatagatatatagatatatagatatagatatatagatatatatagatatatatagatatatattctaaagtaatatcagggctctgaaaaagcagcatataaaaaccaacttgctcttccatggaagctagttgggtgaccttgggccagtcacgcactTTCagtctatcctacctcacagggttgttgtgagggtaaaacagaggagaaggaattatctaaactgctttgggtcaccACGGGAAGCGAAAGGAaggatatatgtatatatatatattaaaataaacagtGTATGTGAATTAGGAGTTCTAATTCCTACAGGGTAGATGtacagattaagaagaagaagagttggttcttatatgctgcttttctctacccgaaggagtctcaaagcggcttccaatcgccttccctttcctctccccacaacagacaccctgtgaggtgggtgaggatgagagagccctgagattactgaagaagaagaagagttggtttttatatgctgctttttcagagccctgatattactttagaacaggggtagtcaaactgcggccctccagatgtccatggactacaattcccaggagccccctgccagcgaatgctggcagggggctcctgggaattgtagtccatggacatctggagagccgcagtttgactacccctgctttagaagaagagttggttcttatatgccgcttttctctacccgaaggagtctcaaaggggcttacgttcgccttccttttcctctccccacaacagacaccctgtgaggtgggtgaggctgtgggagccctgatattcctgaagaagaagaagagttggtttttatatgctgctttttcagagccctgatattactttagaagaagagttggttcttatatgccgcttttctctacccgaaggagtctcaaaggggcttacattcgccttccctttcctctccccacaacagacaccctgtgaggtcggtggggctgagagagcccagatatcactgctcagtcagagcagctttatcagcgccatagCAAGCCCAAAGAGGCCAAAAACTGATATAACTCAATGGGTGAGGAAGGTCCATGTTGGAAAAGATATACTCAGATTTATGAAAGCTACTTAAGAGGGCCAGTCAAGAACCCTTATATGGAGGAcagccttttttccccttcttgttcgTTCGCTATATTATGTagtgtagcaatccccaacctgtgggccgcagaccacaagtggtccgtcgactaattggaggtgggccgcgaaggacgccttctccccccccccagcccttttcaacacactttgggtgtcactgtctcccatcactcccagatgggactctctcgttgcagagaaacaagctcagggttcccattgatttgtcattgtcatgagttaaaatttccatgaaaataaaatgttccttatgttcattgttgtggcgtgtccgtatcttattttgaagggaggtttaaacattaccatagcgatcagagagcgttagggcagtggttgagagtagaggagtaaactaccccccccacacacacacacacacacacacaccgggcctcagtaaaattgtcaagcattgaccggtccccggtgataaaaaggttggggaccactggtgtagagcaaATGTTGaatttagccagcttggtgtcgtagttaagaACAATggtctcaaatctggagaactgggtttgattcctcactccttcaccacctgcatccaactgggtgaccttgggctagccacagtcctgttggtgctattctcacagagcatttctctcatggctctctcaggcccacttacctcacagggtgtctgttgtggggagagaaaggtgattataagtcatTAGATAGTGGtgtggtataaaagccagctctttttcttctatatGTATTAActccttattttttctttagCCCTCCTATATTTCTGCTACATAAAAACTTTATAGTTGTTTGCTCCCCCACCTACAGCTGAAGTCTGTATGTACATCTTACTCCTCACCTTCTTTTTTACTTGGAGTATGAGGCAACTGGAGCCTGCTTTTCCAGTTgttcatattttaaattttaaaaaattaatgttgaATAATTAAAATTTCTATGCAAGTGTATTCTAAATATATATGTACTTTTCATTCTTTGTAATCCATCCTGAGCCTCCAGAGAATGTCAGGcctaaatgtaataaataaataaatatttctctttaaaaaaaaatttttttaagaatttttttaatgaatcctggtcaatttttttaatgtttatcacaagtttttaattacataaaaagaacagaaataataaaattgaaAAGTTTAGAGTTTAAGATAACAAGAAAAACGGGAAGAAAAAAGCAGTACAAGGAAGAAACATACAAGTCTTATAAAATGCAATTTATCAGTCTTACATTTATCAGTCTTACATTTATCATAATCCATTAAAATGCCTTATTATAGTTTTTAAAATCcaatctactactactactactactagtactagtagtagtagtagtagtagtagtagtagtagtagtagtagtactgataaggtaaaggtaaaggtatcccctgtgcaagcaccaagtcatgactgactcttggggtgacgcgctctagcgttttcatggcagactcaatacggggtggtttgccagtgccttccccagtcattaccatttaccccccagcaagctgggtactcattataccgacctcggaaggatggaaggctgagtcaaccttgagccggctgctgggatcgaactcccaggctcatgggtagagctttcacactgcatgtctgctgccttaccactctgcgccacaagaggctctagtactactgatactactactattattattttatttatttactagtaaaagagcccattgtattccaaatacaatgggccctagcaggggggtggagagcgagggactggcgagggcagggtgaggaaaggtagcttaccggtgagagggctgtagcgacgtcgggcagctccttcgcggcgggcagctccttgggtggcttcttctcggcgggcagctccttcggcgggcggctccctggcgcggtcttcttgccggcggccatcttcgtgtgccggcgatgcgtttttagaggccgggggctccctgggcggcggcgggcgtggcccgtgggcgcggccggcgggcgcggcccgatccgcgggcgcggccggcgggcgcggcccgatccgcgggcgcggccggcgggcgcggcccgatccgcgggcgcggccggcgggcgcggtccgatccgcgggcgcggccggcgggcgcggcccgatccgcgggcgcggccggcgggcgcggcccgatccgcgggcgcggccggcgggcgcggcccgacccgcgggcgcggccggcgggcgcggcccgaccagcgggcgcggccggcgggcgcggcccgatccgcgggcgcggcccgcgggcgcggcccgatctgcaggcgcggctcgcgggcttaGAGGTTAGAGGTTTagagcttagaggttcttagaggttcttagaggttcttagagtccggctggcttggagcaactgcgagctgcgctacgcgcggctcgcagttgctccggcaaggaatcggagggaccaatcggcaggcgcttcgcgcctgccgattggtccctccgatagtctgtcatgaggaaggggccaatcggcacccttcctcatcccggacacagcccgccttccaagggcttactgttttatttagtccgtggcgcccgcggcgccacgggcggtgtaaagatatgcTGCCCTCTctagtggctcagggtggtttacaacagcaaTAGGAACAATAattttaagaataaataaaacaaataataaacggCCCTCCGTAGAAAAAGTTGCAATAGTCTAGGTTGGAGATTCTTACGCTCTTGTCCTTGTTTCTCCCTTAGTCCCATGGAAAGGAGAAACCACACCAGCCACCCTGATTTCCTATTGATGGGTTTGTCCACTCAGCCTGAACAAGAAGGTCTCCTCTTTGCCCTGTTCCTCAGCCTGTATCTGCTGAACCTGCTGGGCAACCTCCTGATTATCCTTCTCATCCGCTCCGATGCCcaactctcctccacccccatgtacttcttcctcagcCACCTCTCCTTCATGGACATCTGTTTCACCTCCACCACCATCCCGAAGATGGTGCACAACCTCCGGGTGGGCCGCAAGAACATCACCTTCGCCAGCTGCATGGTCCAGATGTATTTCTTCCTTGCCTTCGCCATCACCGAGAACTTCCTCCTAGGCGCCATGGCCTTGGACCGCTTCGTGGCCATCCGCCACCCTTTGCACTACTTCTTGCTGATGAACCCCGTCCGACGGCATCTCATGGTGTTCGTTGCATGGTTGTTGGCACACCTCCATGCCTTGATGCACACGCTGCTGATGTCCCAGCTCCCTTTCTGCGGCCGTCGCAACATCCCCCATTTCTTCTGCGACTTCCAGCCCCTGATAGTCATGGCCTGCGCCGAAAAGCACCTCAGTGAGATGCTGAGCTACTTCGAAGGAGGCACGATCATCATCGGCAACTTCCTCCTCATCCTCGTCTCTTACACGTTCATCATCCAAACCGTGCTTCGGGTGCCCTCCGCACAGGGCCGGAGCAAGGCCTTCCAAACCTGTGCTTCTCACTTGACCGTGGTCATCCTCTTCTACAGCTCGGCGATCGGGGTCTACTTCCGGCCCCTCTCCAGCTACTCCGGGGACAAGGACAAGGTGGCCACCGTCATCTACACGGTGGTGACCCCGATGCTCAACCCGTTCATCTATAGCCTGAGGAACAAGGACATGAAGGACGCCTTCCACAGAGCACTGGGGAAGCTCAGGAGAAGCCGGAAGATGTGAAAGATTGAGGACCCCGTGAGCAACGTTACCTGAAATAGATCCCACAGGGGGAATTAGGGAGAATGATGAATacatagcaagaggctgggtaacttTTCTACCAATGTTTACGGAATCTTTTCCCCAAGGAgaaacctttttaaaataaaggcggCCATTTTAGCTTACACTCAAAAGAGATTTATTTGGGGGAGatattggggtacattcaaaTGTCACCTACAAGCAAGAAACATACAAGTACCTAAGAaataaagtggaggaggaggaggaggaggaggaggaggaggaggagggaattctGAGTGGGATTGTGTAATATTTACCTGATATTTACACAAAAATAATGGATGGTAGGTCTCTGTCCCCTTTTTATAGCCAATTTTATACCTTGGAGGTTTCAGGCAGAGCAAGGAAATCATCAGATGATGCCTGAAAGGATTAAATTGATGttgttattagaatcatagaatcatagaataatagagttggaaggggcctcatgggtcatctagtccaacccctgcactatgcaggacactcacatcccaatcgctcacccactgtcacctgccacccccttgaaccttcacagaatcagcctctccgtcagatggctctccagcctctgtttagaaatctccaaagatggagaacccaccacctcccaaggaagcctgttctgctgagaaaccgctctgactgtcaggaacttcttccagatgtttagatggaatttcttttgcattaatttcgtctcattgtttctggtccatccctctggggcaagagaaaacaacatcctctacatggcagccttttaaatacttgaagagggtgatcagatcccctctcagtcgtctcctctctaggctaaacagaccaagctcccccaacctttcctcatacgtcttggtctccaaacccctcaccatctttgttgccctcctctggacatgttccagtttgtctacatccctcttcaactggggtgcccaaaactgaacacaggtctccaagggaggccgaaccagagcagagtaaagcggtaccatcacctcccgtgatctggacacgatactccatttgatacagcccaaaattccatttgcctttttagccactgagccacactgctgactcatgttcaacctATAGtctcctaagactcctagatccttttcgcacatagtACTGCCAAGCCaattctcccccatcttatattggtgtatttggtttttcctacctaaatgcagaactttacctttgtccctattgaacttcattttattcagtttagcccacttctcgagcctatcaagatcatcctgtattctgttgctgtcttcagttgtgttttgctacctctcccagtttagtatcatctgcaaatttaataagtatcccctctaatccctcatccaaatcatttataaatatgttgaacaacacaggccccaggacagatccttggggtactccacttgtcactcttttccaagaagatgctgaaccattaacaagtaccctctgggtacgatttgtcaaccagttattgatccacctgacagaattaggatccataccgcattataccaacttgtcaacaagaatatcatgtggaaccttatcgaaagctttactgaaatccagataaactatgtccacggcattcccctgatccagcaaggtagccactttctcgaaaaaagagataaggttggtctg
Proteins encoded:
- the LOC143831445 gene encoding olfactory receptor 1F1-like; this encodes MERRNHTSHPDFLLMGLSTQPEQEGLLFALFLSLYLLNLLGNLLIILLIRSDAQLSSTPMYFFLSHLSFMDICFTSTTIPKMVHNLRVGRKNITFASCMVQMYFFLAFAITENFLLGAMALDRFVAIRHPLHYFLLMNPVRRHLMVFVAWLLAHLHALMHTLLMSQLPFCGRRNIPHFFCDFQPLIVMACAEKHLSEMLSYFEGGTIIIGNFLLILVSYTFIIQTVLRVPSAQGRSKAFQTCASHLTVVILFYSSAIGVYFRPLSSYSGDKDKVATVIYTVVTPMLNPFIYSLRNKDMKDAFHRALGKLRRSRKM